The Hevea brasiliensis isolate MT/VB/25A 57/8 chromosome 9, ASM3005281v1, whole genome shotgun sequence nucleotide sequence TTTCTGCTGGGTGTATTTTGAACTTGCCATGCTGCATATTAACAGTATTTCTAGACCAATTGTCTATGTCAGCTTTTGGTTTGAAGTTTTGAGTTTAAATCACAATTGGAATCTGACTAACCAAATAAGAGTAAAAATTAGGGTAAATTACAACTAAGTTCTTGAGGTATAGCAAAACCCATAGTACAAAGTGCCTGACCAGTCAGTTGGATTGGAAAACATATTAGTGTGTCTTATTATTTAAGTATTTGTGTAATTCGTTTTATATCACTTATAATTTATGAtagatttaattaataatttgatggtTTTATTGTCTAACTTGTtcgcattttctttcattaggatTTGGCTTGATTacttttaattttgattaagTTAAACATTTCTCAATCcacaaatataatatttttaatctaATAAAAGGgggattaacaaaaaaaaaattaaagcagATAATATGCTAAACCAATGAAATTATTAATCAATAAttcttattatataaaattttcatcTTATAATATTTTCTTGGAAATCTACATATTCACGGATAAATTTCAATAGCCATCCTTAAACTTTAGAAATTGTAATAGAGTTGTcctcaaacttaaaaatgtaatataaagtttttaaattttgaaattttacacagtaaaatcattTTGATTTCTAAACTGATTTATAAGTAACACGTTAATATGGATAATTTAAAGTGGCAGTAACATAGATGATTGCTGCTTTTTTTAAAGGTAAAGTCTCTCTAATTAGTTATTATACATTTAGTACTTTATTATCTAATAAAGTTGAAATTCTTTTTATGGttaatctttaaaaaaaaattataattagtttTACCACTATTACATAAAAAAGAGAGAATTATTTACATCACTGTTATTCTGAATTGTATACGTTGGCTACTGAGAATTAGAAGAATTTTATTATGCAAAACTTCAAAATTCAtagagttttatgttacattttttaaGTTTAGAAACGGTTTTATTGTAACTCTTAAAATTTAGAgataactcttgaaatatattcACATATCCACTTTCCAGAAAATAGCATAAtcagtataaataaaaaatacaagatTAGATGAGATAatataaaacaaaagaaaataattataataataataataattagttgatccaaattaaataatttttaattttagactaAATAATTTGAGTAGGCTTTCAACAATCTAGGATGATCCAAGTTAAGGGTAATCCTAAGCATAAGCTAAGTTCATATCCTATTTAGCTTCAATCtatattgaaattttatttaacaaAATTCAGCTATAGAaaatattgtgaaattatttgttTAGATCAGCATATGTAattaccaaaagcattaaaaaataattaaaatactttTCTCTAACTGGTTTGGATTTAATTGATTCAAATAATTGATTGGCACCATAAAAAAATGATGGTCAATGTTATCCTGAAAATTCCATGATTCTCCAGCAGCAGCCTGGAGGAAGCCAACAATGAATGAAGCAGCCTACCATTATTGCTAGTCCCCACATCTGTTAAATCACTTCAAATATGCCTGTCATCTTTAGGTCAGTTACCCTCACTTTGAAGCTTAACTAGCTACATCCTTCAAGTCTAAGTGACTAAAACTTTAAATAACCTTTTCCTACCATTCTGTTTTGAGAAAGGAATTTTCTTGATGAGAGAGATTTTCTCAAGAAATGGCCCATGTGGTTTGATTACAATGAGTAGCTGATGTTGATGCAAACAAacaaattaagaaaatttggtcAGACGTTTAATCAGGTTGGATTTGATTTTTCAAGCCTACCTCTTCAAACATTGCCTTTGTCTTGATATCAGAAACAAATAACAAAAGGTAATCCCAAGTCCTAACCAAGAGACATCAATCTCTGTGAATGTACGTTAACAAAAACAAAGACCCAAAAAAGCTGTTCCTTTGAATAATAAAAGGTCCCCTCTGGTGAAGAGAAATTGGAAATATAAGCACAATGTGACAAGCCATGAAAGATGGATACCTGTTGCCATGTCTCCTATGCTTGTGACATCTTGATGTGCATCAACATTAACTCCAAGAACTTTTTGTTTCCTTCCCTCTTCACCTCTTATCACATGATTAATTTGCTATATACAATTACATAATTAGCTCTCTGAAATCTTAATTAACCTCAATTAGATATACTTCCTCCTTAATCATTACTAGCTTCTAAGATTAGCAAGGCTTGACATGACTCATTATAGCTAACAGTAGGAACCCACGTCATCTATATATAATTTAGAATCactaaatttcattaattaaacaATCACTTTCTGTTCTTCTCTTTTCCATTGCGCAAAAGGGATCCCAAACCAAAGAGATTTGCAGCTCCTTGAGCAATGTAAGGAGGTGGCATTTTCAAAACAGGACTAATCTTAACACCATTTCCATGAGATCTACCATAGtttttcttcaatggaggcttcTGTGGAAATGTGTACACATAAGTAGAAGCAGGTGATGCTGAGAGCTTTTTTGCCAGGGAATTTGATTGTTGCTGCTTCTGTGAATTGTGTTTGTTAATATCCTTACAGGTTGATCTCTTTGGATTTGGCACGGATGATCCTGTCGAATTGCTTCGTGACAAGAGTGGCAAGGAACAAATTAGACTCTTCTTTATATCACAATTCAGACTGCTGCTTCTCTTGAATCCCCAGAAAGACTTGGACTGATGCTTTTCCAGTGACCCTGAATTCGAAATCATAATTTCCATCATCTCTTTGTTTGAATTCTCCTTACTACTCGAAGGACATGGAAGAGGAGGGAGAGAAACTTTTCGCGGATGTTCATGTCCATGCATATGATTGGGAGCAGCAGTGGTTCTTTCATGTACTTGGACTGGAAGAATCATTCCATCTGCGAAAAGCTCATCTGCCAAAGAAGATTCATAGTCTACTACGCTGCTGCAAATGCTGAACTGAAAATCAGAATTTGATTCCAGAAGTTTGGTATCCCTTCGAGGCTCCTGCTCGATTTGTATGTCATCTTCTTGGCCAAGACCATTGGAGAATGATATTCGAGGGCTTGTTTCTGAGCACATACTAATTACAGCTTAGCTAAAGTTTCAGATTATTTGATTCTGACTTGCAAAACAAAGAAAATGTTATCATCAGATAAAGTAATTAGGAATGAGAGCTTTCAAAGGTctgaatttataaaattatttcaagaatGCATGGTGGAGAAAGGGTTCAAAGATGATGGGCTGAGAAAATTATTGATCAAGCAAAGTTTGCTTAGACTAGGAAGTCAAAAAAGATAACAGAAAATTCTGAGATTTGAaggaatataaataatatatatagtgAGGACCAATGAAAGGAGTGCAGCTTTTCTGCTGGTCTGAGAATGTGAGAGATTCTTAGAAAATTCAAGATCAGAGGCAGAATCTTGTTATCTGAAATGAAGCAGAGATCAGAAGGGAGTTGTCTGCTACAGTCAGATAAAAGAAAGGAGAGGAAAAGAAATATGAgaggtttaaaaaaaaaaaaagaaaaaaaaaaagagaagaaatactGTGTAGACTAAAGGGAAAGGGAAGGATATGctcataagagagagagagagagagacagagagagagagagagagaattttttTCCTTCCATCaagggcaaagaaaaattgtAAAAGaatcataaagaaaataaagatttCTTAAAGAAGTCCATGGGGCTAAAAAGTCATAAAGTTTTAAGTTAGAATCACAAAAATCCACCAATATAATCTTATTATAATGAACAAATAGAGATAGTGATACcaataatattaattttgctattttaatatttatgatgaaaagtatttttagattaatttttgtgtatctataataaataatattagaaTTCTCTCCAGTAGaatagaaaatataaatttactttaattaaatatatttatcaaAATAGGAAAATTAATCATTTTACTTCAGTAAACAATATTGCTCAATTCATCTCAGTTCCTCCCTTTCTTTTTTCCAatgcaaaaccttaatttctcttCTTATCATAACTTGTAGGTAAatgcaattagttattatttaattagagttaatcgtttatatagtgatttaaaataaaagtatttAGTAAAAAGTAGTTATTGAATTAgctgttaaatgtaaaaatagtaaTATTATCCTTTTGAATATACTCTGTGAacttctaaaaattaaaaagggTGACGTTTTATGAGTCACTTATTCAATCTTTAAATACTAGTATTTATTATGCTAATGAATAGTATAAATAAGAaatataatattttgattatagttaaattattaaatattatcttAAATGCTATTGTCAAACGAGATCTTAATACTTTTTTTTGGTATTTTCTCCACAACTAAATAATGTTATAGGCAACTAAATTagcctttttttatatatatatttgtcttGCTGAAATAAAAATTTGAGACCTCACAGTCCTATATACGACTCTAATATCACTAAAAATATGTTTAACTTGACTTATAAGTTGATCAAACTTATTTACTTATAAGTAATGTTATAGACAATCAAATtagctatttttttaatatatttgtcTTGCTGAAATTTAAACACGATTCTAATATCACCAAAAATATGTTTAACTTGATTTGTAAGTTGATCAAACTTATTTACTTATAAGTAAGTAATGTTATAGACAATCAAATtagctatttttttaatatatttgtcttgctgaaatttaaatttgagacctCACAGTCCTATACACGATTCTAATATCACCaaaaatatgcttaacttgatttATAAGTTGATCGAACTTACTTACTTATAAGTAAGTAATGTTATAGACAATCAAATTAaccatttttttaaatatatttgtcttgctgaaatttaaatttgagacctTACAATCTCATACACGATTCTAATATCACCAAAAATATGTTTAACTTGATTTATAAGTTGATCAAACTTACTTATAAGTAAGTAATGTTATAGACAATCAAATTAgccattttttaaatatatttgtcttgctgaaatttaaatttgagacctCACAATCATATACACGATTCTAATATTACCAAAAATATGTTTAACTTGATTTATAAGTTGATCAAACTTACTTACTTATAAGTAAGTAATGTTATAGACAATCAAATTagccattttttttaatatatgtgTCTTGctgaaatttaaatttgaaacctCACAGTCCTATACACGATTCTAATATCACCAAAAATATGTTTAACTTGATTTATAAGTTGATTAAACTTACTTACTTATAAGTAAATAATGTTATAGACAATCAAATTagccattttttttaatatatgtgTCTTactgaaatttaaatttgaaacctCACAGTCCTATACACGACTCTAATATCACCAAAAAGGTGTTTGACTTGATTTATAAGTCGATCAAACTTACTTATAAGTAAAAAATCATAAGTAGATTGATATATAGTTCAActtataaattaagaaattatttaaaataagttaGAAGTTAAGGTACATTTacttattacatatttatttatttattttaaaactattttgttgataaaataaaaattatattattttaataattttttaaaatattaacaaTATTCTCATTTTAATAATTACaattttcaattatatatatatatatatattttagttattttgataaattaagtTTCTTTTAAGTATATTTTTAactaaatacttaaattattttatatatatatatatatatatatatatgagcatTTGTGGCATTGTTAACCCTCTCACCATATAATTGACTTTTGGGCTGCCATATCAACCTTGGAAAGCATCTTTTTCTATTTTTCAACAATTCTCAAAATTAATtccttaatttattatttattttctttcaaaGTGAAAACAAAAGTTCTTGTCTTTTTGAACAAATTCATTTGGCTTATacatccaaataatttcatttctcttGTGGGTgatgaattttcttttctcttgtaCTTTTTGTCTTTTTCAAATAAAACATGtttatgaattttaataaattataataatttaaattttataaaatattatttatttcacagaattaatgataaattttaatttttgaattaaattaataatataaaattacttttttaaatttatcaattataaAGATCATTTTTACATTATTAtgattatattcaaattatatagATAATCATCCATAAACATTACATATATTTTATCTAATAGTATTTCATGTTGTCATTTAATAGTATATTTAAGTatgtgttgtcccaaaatagtccaagaggggggtgaattggacttaaccAATTTTTcgacccttgcttgtagcctaatgaaaaattgtggctttattCAACTAGGTGCTCATTTATATATAGTGAAAGTGATATGTGTTTCAATAATGTGTTTCTAAATTTCAATTCAAGcttcaatcaatatttatagtaatttttgacataacatgcatcacaaaatattcaactaactcaacctactcaatatatcttcaagtatatcaactcaatctattcaatcaacattcaatatcatgcatagaaattaaattacacaaaagtaaagagattgaggttagagaaatcaaacacaatgatttttatagtggttcggcttaactagcctacatccactctctcaaagaatcctctttgagtcttctctccactatttgctcttttaaaggcaagagaccaaaagccctttacaactttttcaaCACCAAACTTTTAAAAAGGTAGCTTGAACCtttgacaagtgctatctcaagcactcacactttcaagcttcaataggtgcttgtacaacctctcttaaatgcaatttaatgttgtaacactcactctcactcaatataaatcaaactataaagaagagattagttgatttgccaatggtagctcaaacactttaaagctcttgaatgaaagcaataaatgaaaaatcaagattggagtgcaattataaactttcatcaagtgtaaaatgaagtaaagaaggtgtatttatagtcccaaatcattttaaaacgtttgaaacctttttggaatgTTATATACTCTGTTCAaggcaaaatagccgttattttatctTTTTGTATGAAATTgagcaactctgatcatttagcaaactaatgaaattttggtgACAGGAGTAaactagttagcaaactaatgttttagcaaacatattagcaaactaatattttagcaaacaagttagcaaactaaCTCACCAGATACATGTTTCAAATTATAAtctttaaaaatctaatttagaccttaagaaaaatatattCTAATAGCAATATCCAAGGCCATGATgggagaaaattttataaaataattaaaagaaaattttaatcttCAGCTCCATTTGATtaaactttcatctattctttttacacaagttCTAGGACTCAAttcctaactctatgacttttatacctttactttgagttttagctttcataatcttgttcattctcatctttgattcatcttgagatgcctttgagtgTTCTTCCTCCTTAAATGCAACTTCAAAGATTTTTCATGAATAAGAaagagaatctacacatcacttaa carries:
- the LOC110644631 gene encoding uncharacterized protein LOC110644631 gives rise to the protein MCSETSPRISFSNGLGQEDDIQIEQEPRRDTKLLESNSDFQFSICSSVVDYESSLADELFADGMILPVQVHERTTAAPNHMHGHEHPRKVSLPPLPCPSSSKENSNKEMMEIMISNSGSLEKHQSKSFWGFKRSSSLNCDIKKSLICSLPLLSRSNSTGSSVPNPKRSTCKDINKHNSQKQQQSNSLAKKLSASPASTYVYTFPQKPPLKKNYGRSHGNGVKISPVLKMPPPYIAQGAANLFGLGSLLRNGKEKNRK